A DNA window from Theobroma cacao cultivar B97-61/B2 chromosome 5, Criollo_cocoa_genome_V2, whole genome shotgun sequence contains the following coding sequences:
- the LOC18599468 gene encoding beta-amylase, which translates to MEAQSAVTDKKKMFANYVPIYVMLPLGIVSNDNVLLDKDGLKKQLLKLKEAGIDGVMSDVWWGIVESPGPKQYDWSAYRSLVELVKECGLKLQAIMSFHQCGGNVGDEVYIPIPQWVLDIGETDPDIFYTNRAGNRNKEYLTLGVDHQAIFNGRTAIQIYSDYMKSFREVMLDLIEAGVIIDIEVGLGAAGELRYPSYPQSQGWVFPGIGEFQCYDKYLKAAFKEAATKAGHPEWELPDNAGEYNDTPESTEFFGPNGTYLTVKGKFFLTWYSNMLLCHGDDTLDEANKAFLGCELKLAAKVSGIHWWYKSDSHAAELTAGYYNLNDRDGYRPIARMLSRHDRAILNFTCLEMRDSEQDAAAKSGPQELVQQVLSGGWREHIEVAGENALSRYDSDAYNQMLLNARPNGVTEEGRPQMHTVTYLRSSDDLFEEENFELFKIFVKKMHADQEYCSDPKMYGQELGPLQRSKPKIPIDDLLDATERLEPFPWDEETDMKVDG; encoded by the exons ATGGAGGCTCAATCCGCTGTCACagacaagaaaaaaatgtttgCAAACTATGTGCCAATCTATGTAATGCTCCCG TTGGGAATCGTTTCAAATGACAATGTTCTTTTAGACAAGGACGGCCTGAAAAAGCAGCTCTTGAAGCTGAAAGAGGCAGGTATTGATGGGGTGATGTCAGATGTTTGGTGGGGAATTGTAGAATCCCCGGGTCCCAAGCAGTATGATTGGAGTGCTTACAGGAGCTTGGTCGAGCTAGTTAAAGAATGTGGACTGAAACTGCAAGCGATAATGTCATTCCATCAATGTGGTGGCAATGTGGGAGATGAAGTCTATATCCCGATTCCGCAGTGGGTTCTTGACATTGGAGAAACAGACCCTGATATCTTCTACACCAACAGGGCTGGTAACCGAAACAAGGAGTACCTCACCCTTGGAGTGGATCACCAGGCTATTTTCAATGGAAGAACTGCTATCCAG ATTTATAGCGACTACATGAAGAGCTTCAGGGAGGTAATGTTAGATCTTATTGAAGCTGGAGTGATTATAGATATTGAAGTAGGGCTTGGTGCTGCAGGGGAGCTTAGATACCCCTCTTATCCACAAAGCCAAGGATGGGTTTTCCCAGGCATCGGAGAATTTCAG TGCTACGACAAGTACCTCAAAGCAGCTTTCAAAGAGGCAGCCACAAAAGCTGGCCATCCTGAATGGGAATTGCCAGATAATGCAGGGGAATACAATGACACACCTGAATCAACAGAGTTTTTTGGACCAAATGGGACATACCTTACTGTGAAAGGGAAGTTTTTCTTGACATGGTATTCCAACATGTTACTATGTCATGGGGATGATACCCTTGATGAGGCTAACAAAGCTTTCTTAGGCTGTGAGCTCAAGTTAGCGGCAAAA GTTTCTGGAATTCACTGGTGGTACAAGTCTGATAGCCATGCTGCAGAGCTGACTGCTGGATATTACAATCTGAATGATAGAGATGGGTATCGGCCCATTGCAAGGATGCTTTCAAGGCATGATCGTGCTATTCTGAATTTCACATGTCTCGAGATGAGGGACTCAGAGCAAGATGCAGCTGCCAAAAGTGGGCCTCAGGAACTTGTTCAACAG GTTTTGAGTGGAGGGTGGAGAGAGCACATTGAAGTTGCAGGTGAGAATGCCTTATCAAGGTACGACAGCGATGCTTACAATCAAATGCTACTAAATGCCAGACCCAATGGTGTGACTGAAGAGGGACGGCCACAGATGCATACGGTGACATATCTCCGTTCATCTGATGATTTGTTTGAAGAAGAGAATTTCGAGCTATTCAAGATATTTGTGAAGAAAATGCATGCTGATCAA GAGTACTGTTCAGACCCCAAAATGTATGGTCAGGAATTAGGTCCACTGCAACGCTCGAAGCCAAAGATTCCAATTGATGATCTCCTTGATGCAACCGAGCGACTGGAGCCCTTCCCTTGGGATGAAGAAACAGACATGAAAGTTGATGGCTGA